One genomic window of Planctomycetaceae bacterium includes the following:
- a CDS encoding manganese efflux pump, which translates to MNLTTMILLSLSVSVDVLALATALALRRPPPSLSHCLVCITLWSATATTMLLTGWLAGDMLLTEWLAEHRWLAGAGLVWIGLQMIFASGSPRTSGSGGPISIAGCLVHGLLVSIDTCVLGAALAMKRLPILQLAIIVSFVTATVTLLGFGFARHFQQTTGRAAEIAAGVFLLAVGGWHFWV; encoded by the coding sequence ATGAACCTGACCACCATGATTCTGCTGTCGCTGAGCGTCTCGGTCGACGTGCTGGCCCTGGCCACCGCCCTCGCCCTCCGCCGCCCGCCCCCGTCCCTTTCCCATTGCCTCGTCTGCATCACCCTCTGGTCAGCCACCGCCACCACCATGCTGCTGACCGGCTGGCTGGCGGGAGACATGCTCCTCACCGAATGGCTGGCAGAACACCGGTGGCTGGCCGGTGCCGGACTGGTGTGGATCGGCCTGCAGATGATCTTCGCCAGCGGATCTCCGCGGACCTCCGGAAGCGGCGGCCCGATTTCCATAGCGGGCTGCCTGGTTCACGGCCTGCTCGTCAGCATCGACACCTGCGTGCTGGGAGCCGCCCTGGCGATGAAGCGCCTGCCAATCCTCCAGCTGGCCATCATCGTGTCCTTCGTAACAGCCACCGTCACTCTGCTGGGCTTCGGCTTCGCCCGCCACTTCCAACAAACCACCGGCCGCGCCGCCGAAATCGCCGCGGGCGTGTTCCTGCTGGCAGTCGGCGGATGGCACTTCTGGGTCTGA
- a CDS encoding type IV secretory system conjugative DNA transfer family protein has translation MTHRRDGKPLGLLDDLPRGRDAKTIGTAPHSYFEAPENLAATESLKFDAKGNPHAKLFLGVVGGKVSSGGRTSDGRVLRQVSGGTPIGLSDDRHHCLWAGSRGGKGRAVLVPNLILLPATTSLCCIDPKGDLARITARWRAEGLKQRVCVLDPFGVSGPGTARFRVSFDPLASLDPHDPNTFVPNAKLIADSLIVSGDFKDRHWDDTAKQALAGVICHVATHERYEGMRDLVTVWHLVAELTAPDPDDPGRYWLEKEMLNNDAAGGMIRNAARQFYGRTGGEFSSVLSNLRKHLDFLGIQCVQNCLTGESISLRDLKRGSMALYVTLPAMRMGDLSGWLRMIVQLTLAAHEEEQTQMGGSTVMVLDEFHVLGRLSCLETAAAQIAGLGVKLITVAQDLGQIKSKYPNWETFIGNAAAIQCFALADQTTLEYVSKRLGDAPTLSRSTKAPGFDEATRHAATGESWSLGVHPLLTAEEVGRYFAREDHLQRQLIIRPGYRPAVLMRACYDQHELFSGRFDHV, from the coding sequence ATGACACACCGCAGGGACGGAAAACCTCTCGGTCTACTGGACGATCTGCCGCGGGGCCGCGATGCAAAGACGATCGGAACGGCTCCGCATTCGTACTTCGAAGCTCCGGAAAATCTGGCAGCGACCGAATCGCTGAAGTTCGACGCGAAGGGCAATCCGCATGCAAAACTGTTTCTGGGAGTGGTCGGCGGGAAGGTCAGCAGCGGCGGCCGAACGTCCGACGGTCGCGTGCTGCGACAGGTTTCGGGCGGCACACCGATCGGACTGTCGGACGACCGGCATCACTGTCTGTGGGCGGGCAGCCGCGGCGGCAAGGGCCGCGCGGTGCTCGTGCCGAATCTGATTCTGCTGCCGGCGACCACCAGCCTCTGCTGCATCGATCCCAAAGGCGATCTCGCCCGGATCACCGCGCGCTGGCGGGCTGAGGGCTTAAAGCAGCGGGTCTGCGTGCTCGATCCGTTCGGAGTTTCCGGACCGGGAACCGCACGCTTCCGCGTGTCGTTCGATCCGCTGGCGTCGCTCGATCCGCATGACCCGAACACGTTCGTTCCAAACGCGAAACTAATCGCCGATTCGCTGATCGTCTCCGGAGACTTTAAGGATCGGCACTGGGATGACACCGCCAAGCAGGCACTGGCCGGAGTCATCTGTCACGTCGCCACACACGAACGCTACGAAGGAATGCGCGACCTTGTCACGGTCTGGCATCTGGTGGCCGAACTGACGGCTCCGGACCCCGATGATCCCGGCCGCTACTGGCTCGAAAAGGAAATGCTGAACAACGACGCGGCCGGCGGCATGATCCGCAACGCCGCCCGACAGTTCTACGGCCGCACCGGCGGGGAGTTTTCGTCGGTGCTCAGCAACCTGAGAAAACATCTCGACTTCCTCGGCATCCAGTGCGTGCAGAACTGCCTGACCGGGGAATCCATCAGCCTCAGGGATCTCAAACGCGGCAGCATGGCGCTGTACGTCACGCTGCCGGCGATGCGGATGGGCGACCTCAGCGGCTGGCTGAGAATGATCGTGCAGCTGACGCTGGCGGCTCATGAAGAAGAACAGACTCAAATGGGAGGCTCGACGGTGATGGTGCTCGACGAATTTCATGTGCTCGGCCGGCTGTCCTGCCTGGAGACCGCCGCAGCGCAAATCGCGGGGCTCGGCGTAAAGCTCATTACAGTCGCCCAGGATCTGGGTCAGATCAAAAGCAAGTATCCGAACTGGGAAACTTTCATTGGCAACGCGGCGGCGATCCAGTGCTTCGCGCTCGCCGATCAGACCACGCTCGAATATGTGTCGAAGCGGCTGGGAGACGCTCCGACGCTGTCGCGGTCCACGAAGGCTCCGGGGTTCGACGAAGCCACCCGGCACGCGGCCACCGGCGAATCGTGGTCACTCGGCGTGCATCCGCTGCTGACGGCCGAGGAAGTCGGGCGGTATTTCGCTCGCGAAGACCACCTGCAGCGGCAACTCATTATTCGTCCCGGCTACCGCCCGGCCGTACTGATGCGGGCCTGTTATGACCAGCACGAACTTTTCAGCGGACGCTTCGACCATGTTTAG
- a CDS encoding VWA domain-containing protein: MMKALTLTLAAAMICSSIPMSAQAASDQVKLDVTPVRGVLKAGDKQTTWIRVGLEGFQLESEKQRPPVNLAIVLDKSGSMQGDKIQQAINGAIDALSLLGPNDIVSVITYDSTVNVLVPATKLTDKESVAAAIRGITAGGNTALFAGVSKGAAEVRKFLEKERVNRVILLSDGLANVGPSAPGELGALGATLLEENISVSTLGLGLGYNEDLMVALAAKSGGNHQFIEKATELADIFRREFDDVLSVVAQEIDVKITIPEGIRPVRVLGNEADINGQQIVIRMSQIYSRQNKHVAVEVEVPASEAGGKLDLATVSVSYANMKTHESDHLSGSTAVKFSASAEDVEKSLNKDVLADVVALVSSEQSKLATIHLDNGDFAACRQVLKDNVDFLNTNALLCPTDDRLSILATINSSQLRQLEGVNDKAAPAANEYRKAQRALSFSVDQQQEIAPAPAPAPAP, from the coding sequence ATGATGAAGGCGTTAACACTGACTCTGGCGGCTGCGATGATCTGCAGTTCGATTCCCATGTCTGCGCAGGCGGCATCGGATCAGGTGAAACTGGATGTCACTCCCGTGCGGGGTGTCCTGAAGGCGGGCGATAAACAGACAACCTGGATTCGGGTCGGGCTGGAAGGCTTCCAACTGGAATCCGAAAAGCAGCGACCTCCGGTAAACCTGGCGATTGTGCTGGACAAGTCCGGATCGATGCAGGGCGACAAGATTCAGCAGGCCATCAACGGTGCGATCGACGCGCTGAGCCTGCTGGGACCGAACGATATTGTCTCGGTCATCACCTATGACTCCACCGTCAACGTTCTGGTCCCGGCGACGAAGCTGACCGATAAGGAATCCGTCGCCGCCGCGATTCGCGGCATCACGGCGGGAGGCAACACGGCGCTGTTTGCCGGAGTCAGCAAAGGCGCCGCGGAAGTCCGCAAGTTCCTGGAAAAGGAACGAGTCAATCGGGTGATCCTGTTGTCGGACGGCCTGGCCAATGTCGGACCGTCGGCACCCGGAGAACTGGGAGCACTGGGAGCAACGCTGCTGGAAGAAAACATCAGCGTGTCAACGCTGGGTCTGGGACTGGGCTACAACGAAGACCTGATGGTTGCGCTGGCGGCCAAAAGCGGCGGAAACCATCAGTTCATTGAAAAGGCGACCGAACTGGCGGACATCTTCCGTCGAGAATTTGACGATGTGCTGTCCGTGGTCGCGCAGGAAATCGACGTGAAGATCACGATTCCGGAGGGAATTCGTCCGGTGCGTGTTCTCGGCAACGAAGCTGACATCAACGGCCAGCAGATTGTGATCCGCATGTCTCAGATCTACAGCCGACAGAACAAGCACGTGGCGGTGGAGGTCGAAGTCCCGGCTTCGGAAGCGGGCGGCAAACTGGATCTGGCGACAGTGTCTGTTTCGTATGCCAACATGAAGACTCACGAGTCCGATCATCTGTCCGGCAGCACCGCCGTGAAGTTCAGTGCTTCGGCTGAGGATGTGGAAAAGAGCCTGAACAAAGACGTGCTGGCTGATGTTGTTGCTCTGGTTTCCAGCGAACAAAGCAAGCTGGCGACCATTCATCTGGATAACGGGGACTTCGCGGCGTGTCGCCAGGTGCTGAAGGACAACGTTGACTTCCTGAATACGAATGCCCTGCTGTGCCCGACCGATGATCGCCTCTCAATCCTGGCGACAATCAACAGTTCGCAGCTGCGGCAACTGGAGGGCGTCAACGACAAGGCAGCTCCGGCCGCGAACGAATACCGCAAGGCTCAGCGAGCGTTGTCGTTCAGCGTTGATCAGCAGCAGGAAATCGCCCCGGCTCCGGCACCGGCCCCCGCGCCGTAG
- a CDS encoding response regulator transcription factor, with protein MKILIAEDDRFTRDGLVEVLQTEGYDVIASADGATALQEFRAHRPDFVCLDIMMPRQSGYEACRAIRSEAPDVPIIFISAKAEEVDRLVGFELGADDFIAKPFSVREVLARVRAVARRCCAAKPDPPAEFQMGDLKVLPAELRARRGDEVIELSPRDVKILQLLFDHQGQALDRNTIFRHAWGEDYFPNSRTLDQHISQLRKRVETDPRTPRLVTTVHGVGYRYDPVTTDHQQL; from the coding sequence ATGAAGATTCTGATCGCCGAAGACGACCGCTTCACTCGTGACGGACTGGTCGAAGTTCTGCAGACAGAAGGTTACGACGTCATCGCGTCTGCCGATGGCGCGACCGCTCTGCAGGAGTTCCGGGCACACCGGCCGGACTTTGTCTGCCTGGACATCATGATGCCCCGCCAAAGCGGGTACGAAGCGTGTCGCGCCATTCGCAGCGAAGCGCCTGACGTGCCGATTATCTTCATCAGCGCAAAAGCGGAAGAGGTGGATCGTCTGGTGGGGTTTGAACTGGGAGCGGACGATTTCATCGCGAAACCGTTCAGCGTCCGGGAAGTGCTGGCGCGTGTGCGAGCCGTCGCGCGGCGCTGCTGTGCCGCGAAGCCGGATCCGCCCGCCGAATTTCAAATGGGCGATCTGAAAGTGCTGCCCGCGGAACTGCGAGCGCGACGCGGCGATGAAGTGATCGAACTGAGCCCCCGCGACGTAAAGATTCTGCAGTTGCTGTTCGATCATCAGGGGCAGGCGCTGGATCGCAACACGATCTTTCGTCACGCCTGGGGCGAAGATTATTTCCCGAACAGCCGCACTCTGGACCAGCACATTTCGCAGCTCCGGAAACGTGTCGAAACGGACCCGAGAACTCCGCGGCTGGTCACAACAGTCCACGGCGTCGGATATCGGTACGACCCCGTGACGACGGATCATCAACAGCTATAG
- a CDS encoding CRTAC1 family protein: MSSSSSPATLFRILPLAVAMIAIAGCDPADEPTSSGGAGSSANSSGTAVGNGNQQGAVAAEPDLTRDEFRQAIRLRNRGIAHLENSEWADAEASLSQLADLLPGNMLAERDLAILRVLSIIANDAPYKPTGSPDEVLEYHTAIEMAQAAVSSYRNAAKTDYDRALADMLMGKLLAHTAEEPEQTRTAIELLQAAADAQPAAPDFRYAVALAMDQSREYSESAQLIQTLQQTFQMAPQNFSLLQKLMHKQAVCLNSPDDETRKAAAGITGTLTTATELLAPLNELVKKRHRVDVIDTLKKALGKSADNPAALTGPAMMASNLIVAEVATQIDQRRVDRHLLEYVLLDFDDDFMAAAREAGALDDAAVPETVVKSFTQAAIEGLPSGVTQLQCLDFDLNGFDDLIVIRDGRFEVWSRGEDLQAAWTLLLSAPLDTPPARGFLLADIDRDDDRNVSELKSPRLLRDRDGDQKIVSDPAGERRWYDADFDVVLWTDAGVRVFRNETDESGRRHLTPLPQTSDVPDVRTATAADLDADGDLDLVFGTAAGVTLWQNLDRTNFADLKPNAALPAEPVTALAGVDWDRNVAMDVIAAPADPSAKGGLVENMMHARFRWQTSGTGLDGIAGATGLAVGQFDNRQGWDVAAAGPGGLTVTLVRGGAGSPLAELKTTRLTESAMVGVQTADIDNDGRSDLIAWSDDGVKIFRSHGDGTFEDLSSLCPALQSISDVTATDFDDDGDLDIIVAGASGSSTGASVLLNDGGNTNQWITVVCRAKPDDPQVQSQRANLHATGAVIEVRCGSDYQAHVINEPKLHIGLGTCSHPDAIRVIWTDGIPQNITVPELLTAKLGILAPQILHTSCPYIYTWTGERFEFFSDCLWAAPLGLVQASGELAPTREWENLLIPGSSLVENNGRYMLQLTEELWEAAYFDQVELTAIDHPADVDIFTNEKVGPPQLAEHRIHTVRKPLLPVSITDGRGNDLLPGLTSQDGDYVQAFQARVMQGLVDEWTMEFDLGSSAIPDTSTDGTEATATGSVRLFLIGWVFPTDTSLNFAIEQNADLQPPLPPLIEVPDGHGGWKTALPFIGFPSGKTKAMVIDLSDVVDADTTKFRIRSSMELYWDQAFFTVDEPDAPTVAHDCPLVDADLHYRGFSRRTYGDNALFRNGRAPEGYDYDAVISEPAWPAMSGRFTRYGQVAPLLIDHDDTMVVMGAGDEMTVSFAVPETPPPAGWTRDFVLRNVGYDKDANLGTIYGQSSEPYPFKAMTSYPFAADDSPPQTPDYVQWLNEYQTRTMPSRRFWTTFRSDSSAIPSVGNPLTN, from the coding sequence ATGTCATCATCAAGTTCCCCTGCGACATTGTTTCGAATCCTTCCGCTGGCCGTCGCAATGATTGCCATTGCCGGCTGTGATCCGGCGGATGAACCCACTAGTTCCGGCGGAGCCGGATCTTCCGCGAACAGCAGCGGCACTGCGGTCGGCAACGGCAATCAACAGGGCGCAGTCGCAGCGGAGCCGGATCTGACTCGCGACGAATTTCGCCAGGCGATTCGCCTTCGCAACCGCGGAATCGCTCATCTGGAAAACAGCGAATGGGCTGACGCGGAAGCATCGCTCTCGCAACTGGCGGATCTGCTGCCCGGCAATATGCTGGCGGAACGCGACCTGGCAATTCTGCGAGTCCTGAGCATCATCGCCAACGACGCTCCCTATAAGCCGACAGGATCTCCGGACGAAGTTCTTGAATACCACACGGCCATCGAAATGGCGCAAGCGGCAGTTAGTTCGTATCGCAACGCGGCGAAGACTGACTACGACAGGGCGCTCGCCGACATGCTGATGGGAAAGCTGCTCGCTCATACCGCTGAGGAACCGGAACAGACACGCACAGCCATCGAACTGCTGCAGGCGGCAGCGGATGCTCAGCCGGCTGCGCCGGACTTCCGCTACGCCGTTGCTCTGGCCATGGATCAAAGCCGAGAATACTCCGAATCCGCGCAACTGATTCAGACCCTGCAGCAAACGTTTCAGATGGCTCCGCAGAACTTTTCGCTTCTGCAGAAGCTGATGCACAAGCAGGCGGTGTGTCTGAACTCGCCGGATGACGAAACGCGAAAAGCGGCGGCCGGCATCACGGGCACTCTGACAACCGCGACGGAATTGCTGGCGCCGCTGAACGAACTCGTGAAGAAGCGTCATCGCGTCGACGTGATCGACACACTGAAGAAAGCGCTTGGCAAGTCAGCCGATAATCCCGCAGCACTCACCGGACCAGCCATGATGGCGTCGAACCTGATCGTCGCGGAAGTCGCTACGCAGATCGATCAGCGTCGAGTCGATCGGCACCTGCTGGAATACGTGCTGCTCGATTTCGACGACGACTTCATGGCCGCCGCTCGCGAAGCCGGAGCACTCGACGACGCTGCCGTTCCCGAGACCGTCGTGAAGTCGTTCACTCAGGCGGCGATCGAAGGCCTGCCATCGGGAGTTACTCAGTTGCAATGCCTGGACTTTGACCTGAACGGCTTCGATGACCTGATTGTGATACGCGATGGCCGGTTCGAAGTCTGGTCGCGCGGCGAAGATCTTCAGGCCGCGTGGACACTGCTGCTGTCGGCTCCCCTTGACACGCCGCCGGCTCGCGGTTTCCTGCTGGCCGATATCGACCGCGACGACGATCGCAACGTGTCCGAACTGAAAAGCCCGCGGCTGCTGCGTGACCGGGACGGTGATCAGAAGATCGTCAGCGATCCCGCCGGCGAACGCCGCTGGTACGACGCAGATTTTGATGTCGTGCTGTGGACGGATGCCGGTGTCCGCGTCTTTCGAAACGAAACTGATGAATCGGGCCGGCGACACCTGACACCGCTGCCACAAACGTCCGACGTTCCCGATGTCCGAACTGCAACCGCCGCCGATCTGGATGCGGACGGTGACCTCGACCTCGTCTTCGGCACGGCCGCCGGCGTCACTCTGTGGCAGAATCTTGACCGAACAAACTTTGCCGATTTAAAGCCGAACGCGGCATTGCCCGCGGAACCGGTCACCGCCCTGGCAGGAGTCGACTGGGATCGGAACGTGGCAATGGATGTCATCGCGGCGCCCGCCGATCCTTCTGCAAAGGGTGGTCTGGTTGAAAACATGATGCACGCCAGATTTCGCTGGCAGACCTCCGGCACGGGACTCGACGGCATTGCCGGAGCAACAGGGCTCGCGGTCGGGCAGTTTGACAATCGTCAGGGCTGGGACGTCGCAGCAGCCGGGCCAGGCGGCCTGACGGTGACACTCGTTCGCGGCGGAGCCGGTTCGCCGCTGGCCGAATTGAAGACAACTCGGCTGACGGAGTCCGCAATGGTCGGAGTTCAAACCGCCGACATCGACAACGACGGACGATCCGACCTGATCGCATGGTCGGACGATGGCGTGAAGATTTTTCGAAGCCACGGCGACGGCACGTTCGAAGACCTGAGTTCCCTTTGCCCGGCGCTTCAAAGCATCAGCGATGTCACCGCCACCGATTTCGACGACGACGGTGACCTGGACATCATCGTCGCCGGCGCGTCCGGCAGTTCCACCGGTGCATCTGTCCTGCTCAACGACGGCGGCAATACAAACCAGTGGATCACTGTTGTCTGCCGTGCAAAACCGGACGACCCGCAGGTTCAATCGCAGCGTGCGAATCTTCACGCCACGGGAGCCGTGATCGAAGTTCGCTGCGGCAGTGATTATCAGGCACATGTCATCAACGAACCGAAGCTGCACATCGGCCTCGGAACCTGCAGTCACCCTGATGCGATTCGCGTGATCTGGACGGACGGCATTCCGCAGAACATCACTGTCCCGGAACTGCTGACGGCGAAACTCGGGATTCTGGCGCCTCAGATCCTTCATACGTCATGTCCCTACATCTACACCTGGACCGGCGAAAGGTTCGAGTTCTTCAGCGACTGTCTGTGGGCCGCGCCATTGGGTCTCGTCCAGGCCAGCGGCGAACTGGCTCCCACGCGCGAATGGGAGAACCTGCTGATTCCCGGCAGTTCTCTTGTTGAAAATAACGGACGCTACATGCTGCAACTGACTGAGGAATTGTGGGAGGCTGCATACTTCGATCAGGTGGAACTGACGGCCATCGATCATCCGGCGGACGTCGACATCTTCACAAATGAAAAGGTCGGTCCGCCGCAACTGGCCGAACACCGCATTCACACCGTTCGTAAGCCGCTCCTGCCCGTCAGCATCACTGACGGCCGCGGCAACGATCTGTTACCAGGACTGACTTCTCAGGATGGCGACTACGTCCAGGCGTTTCAGGCTCGCGTCATGCAGGGCCTGGTCGATGAATGGACGATGGAATTCGATCTGGGATCGTCGGCGATACCGGACACGTCCACCGACGGCACGGAAGCGACGGCGACCGGTTCAGTGCGGCTGTTCCTGATAGGCTGGGTCTTCCCGACGGACACGTCGCTGAACTTCGCTATCGAACAAAATGCGGACCTGCAGCCCCCGCTGCCGCCGCTGATCGAAGTTCCGGACGGACACGGCGGCTGGAAGACGGCCCTGCCATTCATCGGCTTTCCCAGCGGAAAAACCAAGGCCATGGTCATCGACCTGTCGGACGTCGTCGATGCCGACACAACGAAATTCCGTATTCGCTCCAGCATGGAACTTTACTGGGATCAGGCGTTCTTCACCGTGGACGAACCGGATGCGCCGACGGTCGCTCACGACTGCCCGCTGGTTGATGCCGACTTGCACTATCGAGGCTTCAGTCGCCGAACGTACGGCGACAATGCTCTGTTCCGCAACGGCCGGGCTCCCGAAGGCTACGACTACGACGCTGTCATCAGCGAACCGGCGTGGCCCGCGATGTCCGGTCGCTTCACGCGCTACGGCCAGGTCGCTCCGCTTCTGATCGACCACGATGATACGATGGTTGTGATGGGGGCCGGAGACGAAATGACAGTTTCATTCGCCGTTCCGGAAACTCCGCCGCCCGCCGGCTGGACCCGAGACTTCGTCCTTCGCAATGTCGGCTACGACAAGGACGCGAACCTGGGCACGATCTACGGCCAGTCCAGCGAACCGTATCCGTTCAAAGCCATGACCAGCTACCCGTTTGCCGCGGACGACTCACCGCCGCAGACTCCCGACTACGTTCAGTGGCTGAACGAATACCAGACAAGAACAATGCCGTCTCGCCGATTCTGGACAACGTTCCGATCCGACTCATCGGCCATCCCTTCCGTCGGCAACCCACTGACAAATTAG
- a CDS encoding HAMP domain-containing sensor histidine kinase, with protein MKLRSLILILMIVLLPLALLTVAVVRLASGEQAMVRQRFRELMEQRLHDINGNIVRTFDDISRKMQGVTEIDDFDVDSLRQRNRREPGVLQLFVISESGQLLYPDPSQPLNSTEQNFLLHTARMFTGQDLRDAVLQQNGAEERLPSISNRMATVPQSESDAVQQAVLPPVRGASSGWFVWYWDRGLNLIYWQQRPSGRIVGAALERSRWIADLIADLPDTALFASASNSDDAHAPEPLESRIRLMNASGETVYQWGRFEAADDDEPFCEIPVTAPLASWRLQCFVPERQLAVTGRSAYAGLFAGLVAVAAALTAMAFVLYRDYSRDMREAAQQVSFVNQVSHELKTPLTNIRLYAELLETDLESIPAADAERPRDRLNVILSEGQRLSRLIGNVLTFARQKRRTLQPQPRTELPDDVIRKVVERFQPALDEAGIRVQLNLAASESAEFDPDFLEQILGNLISNVEKYGHAGGVLRVFSSRSGDRITIDVEDAGPGIEVSRRDEVFRPFSRLSRSVSYAAGTGIGLSIARELARLHGGDIVLVDSECGCRFRVSLQCSG; from the coding sequence ATGAAACTTCGATCTCTGATTCTGATCCTGATGATTGTCCTGCTGCCGCTGGCGCTGCTGACCGTGGCGGTCGTGCGGCTGGCAAGCGGTGAACAGGCGATGGTGCGACAGCGATTCCGCGAACTGATGGAACAGCGGCTGCACGATATCAACGGCAACATCGTTCGCACGTTTGACGACATCAGCCGGAAGATGCAGGGGGTTACGGAAATCGATGACTTCGATGTCGACAGTCTGCGACAGCGAAACCGCAGGGAACCCGGAGTGCTGCAGTTGTTTGTGATTTCGGAATCCGGTCAGTTGCTGTATCCCGATCCAAGTCAGCCGCTGAACAGCACCGAACAGAACTTTCTGCTGCACACGGCCAGAATGTTTACCGGCCAGGATCTGAGAGACGCCGTTCTGCAGCAGAACGGCGCCGAAGAACGTCTGCCCTCGATAAGCAATCGCATGGCGACGGTTCCGCAATCGGAATCCGACGCTGTCCAGCAGGCCGTTCTGCCGCCGGTCCGTGGAGCGTCCAGCGGCTGGTTCGTCTGGTACTGGGACCGGGGATTGAACCTGATCTACTGGCAGCAGCGACCTTCGGGCCGGATCGTGGGAGCGGCATTGGAACGTTCGCGCTGGATTGCTGATCTGATCGCCGACCTGCCGGATACGGCGTTGTTCGCGTCCGCTTCGAACTCAGACGACGCACATGCCCCGGAACCGCTGGAGTCCCGCATTCGTCTGATGAACGCATCCGGCGAGACCGTGTATCAGTGGGGTCGGTTTGAAGCGGCGGACGATGACGAACCGTTCTGCGAAATTCCGGTGACCGCTCCGCTGGCGTCCTGGCGGCTGCAGTGTTTCGTTCCCGAACGGCAGCTTGCCGTCACCGGGCGGAGCGCGTATGCGGGACTGTTTGCGGGACTGGTCGCCGTCGCCGCGGCACTGACCGCGATGGCGTTTGTGCTGTACCGCGACTACTCCCGCGACATGCGGGAAGCCGCGCAGCAGGTCAGCTTCGTCAACCAGGTGTCTCACGAACTGAAAACGCCGCTGACGAACATTCGACTGTACGCCGAACTGCTGGAGACGGATCTGGAATCGATTCCGGCCGCCGATGCGGAACGCCCGCGAGACCGGCTGAATGTGATTCTGTCCGAAGGGCAGCGACTCAGCCGGCTGATCGGCAACGTACTGACATTCGCCCGGCAAAAGCGCCGGACACTGCAGCCGCAGCCACGGACCGAATTGCCCGACGATGTGATTCGCAAGGTCGTCGAACGTTTCCAACCGGCCCTGGACGAAGCCGGAATCCGCGTCCAACTGAATCTGGCGGCCAGCGAGTCTGCCGAATTCGACCCGGACTTCCTGGAACAGATTCTGGGCAACCTGATCAGCAATGTGGAAAAGTATGGGCATGCCGGCGGCGTCCTGCGGGTCTTCAGTTCACGGTCCGGGGATCGAATAACGATTGACGTGGAAGATGCCGGACCGGGAATCGAAGTGTCCCGCCGTGATGAAGTGTTTCGTCCGTTTTCACGTCTGTCGCGAAGTGTCAGCTACGCAGCGGGGACCGGCATCGGACTGTCGATCGCCCGCGAACTGGCGCGACTTCACGGCGGCGACATCGTGCTGGTTGATTCCGAATGCGGCTGCCGGTTTCGAGTCAGCCTGCAGTGCAGCGGCTGA
- a CDS encoding FHA domain-containing protein gives MKVVLELQDQPSNIKRVTVRHDIVIGRGAECNLRLSAPQVSRRHCFLRVGGDAASITDLESSNGTFIDGQRITAGKRYMLRDGMSIAVGPIRFITRIQSKVAAASSGFLKIEASDETMLTDNDQSATARTSFSSDQLPDASNAAVSSPMDLAVEHAGPSAEEDEPTAGYDSDVQTKAGPGPDRMPEVLDSEMEIVDLGRRAAARESAMGFDSDEEPETLSDAGIGSTFAAQSADAPDVEVLDDIEVVDDAGDVVVVDDVEVVEDAEVVDVHDADDDDVLDIAELADDEIVDIADEDGVTGSWFDNDDRSTIRSDDSELDDFLKGLP, from the coding sequence ATGAAAGTTGTGCTGGAGCTGCAGGATCAGCCCTCCAACATCAAGAGAGTCACGGTACGACATGACATTGTGATCGGTCGAGGCGCGGAGTGTAATCTGCGATTGTCGGCACCACAGGTCAGCCGTCGCCACTGCTTTCTTCGTGTGGGAGGAGACGCTGCGTCGATCACCGATCTGGAAAGCAGCAACGGAACTTTCATCGACGGTCAGCGCATCACGGCCGGAAAGCGGTACATGCTGCGGGACGGAATGTCCATCGCCGTCGGACCGATTCGATTTATCACTCGGATCCAGTCAAAGGTGGCCGCGGCGTCTTCCGGTTTTCTGAAGATCGAAGCGTCTGACGAAACCATGCTGACGGATAATGACCAGTCGGCCACCGCCAGGACGTCTTTCTCCAGCGATCAGCTTCCCGACGCATCGAATGCCGCGGTTTCTTCGCCGATGGATCTGGCTGTGGAACACGCCGGACCGTCCGCCGAAGAAGACGAACCGACCGCCGGATACGACTCCGACGTCCAGACCAAAGCCGGTCCCGGTCCCGATCGGATGCCGGAAGTTCTGGATTCCGAAATGGAGATCGTCGATCTGGGCCGCCGCGCCGCGGCACGCGAATCCGCAATGGGATTTGATTCCGATGAGGAGCCGGAAACCCTGTCGGACGCGGGGATCGGCAGTACGTTCGCCGCGCAGTCAGCCGACGCGCCCGATGTCGAAGTACTGGACGACATCGAAGTGGTGGACGACGCAGGCGATGTCGTCGTTGTCGATGACGTTGAAGTCGTTGAAGACGCCGAAGTTGTCGACGTTCACGATGCCGATGACGACGATGTTCTGGACATCGCCGAACTCGCGGATGACGAAATCGTCGATATCGCAGACGAAGACGGAGTGACCGGCAGTTGGTTCGATAACGATGACCGGTCCACCATTCGGTCGGACGACAGCGAACTGGACGACTTCCTCAAGGGTCTGCCGTAG